The Apodemus sylvaticus chromosome 19, mApoSyl1.1, whole genome shotgun sequence sequence GTTCCTAGTGGTGTCTGTAAACACAGCTGTAGAAGATGACAAGCCTTTAGTTTCTGCTGGCAATCAAATTCACATGCAACCTATTAAACATACATTTAAGTAAAAACAggataaatcttaaaataaagaattattttttcttcacTCATTCTAACTATGCATTTCAAATATTTGTGTCATTTTTTCTTGATGAATTGTGAAATGTTTCATGGAATTTTGCAAATAATGTCAATGTCCATCTTTGAAAATTCACTGCAAAACATTGAGtttattcaaaattaaaaatacagattaatttttttattttataacattctTATCTGTATATATCCCTAACATTTTTGCAACTGCCACCATAGACAAGGGTACAAAGAATTAATagatatgtctgtctctgtctcttgactTCTAAAATTAAAGATGCATAAAAAATACTccatgttcaaaaaaaaaaatactaaactcGAGTAAACATGTCCGATTTTCTCATTACATTAATATAATAgagaatatataatttataaacaaaACTGTTTTAAACACCTTTTTTGCAGTTAGAGAACTATTTAAATACCCTGAGGTAATGAATGCTTTATTTATGCTTACTTCAAGAATAGCGCATACTCATAATGCATGTTCAGTGACTTTGGACCaaaataagttttgttttgtttttttataggaATGAAAATGGATCCTGGAAACTTTGCAATAGAAACTTTTCTCTTCTGCCAGATTACAGTGGGAATGTTTGGCAATTCCTCAATCCTATtttattatatcatttttatatttacagaAAAGCATTTAATGCCCAAAGACCTGATTATAGAGCACTTGAATATTGCTAACTGCTTGACTATCATCTTAAGAGGGTTTCCGCAGACAATGACATATTTTGGATTTAAGAATTTCCTAGATGACATGGGATGTAAATTGATTGTGTATATTTCCCGGATAACAAGGGGGATGTCCCTTTATGCCATGTGCCTACTGAGTTGTTTCCAAGCAATCACTATCAGCCCCAGgaactccaagtggatgaagCTGAAATACAGAGCAGCCAAGTACATCAGTCCCTCCTGCTCAGTCAGTTGGCTTGTGGACCTGCTTCTAAACATCTTGACTCCACTGAGAGTGTCAGGCCCCAGTTACAAGAAAAATGCAACTAACAGGTTGACTTATGGATACTGCTCATTGTTTGCTTCTGGAAGTGTGACGACTACTTTGTATATAATCTTAGTGTGCTTCTCTGATGCCTTGTGTCTGGGTCTCATGGCCTGCTCAAGTGTCTCCATGGTGAGTATCCTCTACAAACATAAGAGGCATTTAAAGCACATCCACAGTGCTCAGCATTTTCTGAAAGTCTCACCAGAAGACAGAGCCACACAGACTATCCTCATCCTGTTGGGTACCTTTGTCATCTCTTACTCATTCTCTTCCATGGTGGCCATCATTAGGACCTGCTTAAAATACCCAGTGGTATGGGaatcaaatatatttacatttctagaaATATTCTTTCCCTTATTTTGCCCCTTTGTTCTCATTACCAATATGAAATCTAGTTCCAGTCTGGTTTTACCCTGCTTAGGTAAGAGATAGCTTCCTTCAAAATATGATATGAACCTGGgatatctttcttttcttatacgttatcatatatttttatctgttttgcAATGCTAAAACTATAGTTTGAAAAAGTAACCTTCATATAATTGACTCTTTCATTATATGGAATGATCAGTAGTAACTTTGTGAGAAAACATTTGATagatgtattatatatttttcttgttcCTCTGACAAAATACTTAACAAAGGCAACTCAAAGAGGAAAAGGTTTCTTTCATTCTCCCATCTGGAATTCTGTCCATCAGGATAAAGTAGAAGTGGTGGGAGAGATGGATTTATGGAGAAAGGAACATATGCTGTGTGATAACATCGAGTTCCCAGTCAAAAAGCAGAGATGTGAATTTCTGTGCTCAGGTCTCCTTTCTTTGGCCCTTTATATTAAGACTCTACATCAGCCTATAGGATGGTGTCATTCAAATTCAAAGATGGTCTTCATCACTCGATTCAAAGTTCCTGAAACACCCTTACACTCATGTGGACAACAAAATGAGTGTCACATGTGCATATTGAGAACTTGACACACGTACATTTTTTAAACTATCAACATAGTGGGGCTGCTTTTGTGTACCATGTATTCAGAAGCTGATTGCTGTTCCCAGAGATTGCTTGTCATCCAGATGTTGGCGTTGTCATGATTTTTGAAGGATCTGCTCTATCAACAATGTGTAAAGACTTTTTTCTATCACCTCTCATTGGCTAA is a genomic window containing:
- the LOC127669879 gene encoding vomeronasal type-1 receptor 4-like, translating into MKMDPGNFAIETFLFCQITVGMFGNSSILFYYIIFIFTEKHLMPKDLIIEHLNIANCLTIILRGFPQTMTYFGFKNFLDDMGCKLIVYISRITRGMSLYAMCLLSCFQAITISPRNSKWMKLKYRAAKYISPSCSVSWLVDLLLNILTPLRVSGPSYKKNATNRLTYGYCSLFASGSVTTTLYIILVCFSDALCLGLMACSSVSMVSILYKHKRHLKHIHSAQHFLKVSPEDRATQTILILLGTFVISYSFSSMVAIIRTCLKYPVVWESNIFTFLEIFFPLFCPFVLITNMKSSSSLVLPCLGKR